Proteins found in one Oncorhynchus gorbuscha isolate QuinsamMale2020 ecotype Even-year linkage group LG15, OgorEven_v1.0, whole genome shotgun sequence genomic segment:
- the LOC123998146 gene encoding cytoplasmic phosphatidylinositol transfer protein 1-like isoform X3, with protein sequence MLLKEYRICMPLTVEEYKIGQLYMISKHSNEQSGGGEGVEVVRNQPDTHPQHGLGQLTEKRIYLNSKLPSWVSVFVPRVFYVTEKAWNFYPYTITEYSVSFLPKFSIRIETRFENNNGDNNNVFGDRPTPAESVSHLDILIDPIPDKHYKETEDLSRWVSEKTGRGPLVEGWRKDSTPIMCSYKRVQCSFEVYGFQGKTEDFIHRNIQDILLVGHRQAVAWTDEWHGMSLEDVREYERQIQEQTNSKLKSTQNNNTAAPRPAYSRSMSVTDERSLKKMGVKTMAMSDPSTSTLPHSTVRLNSTPE encoded by the exons ATGTTGCTGAAGGAGTATAGAATATGCATGCCACTAACTGTGGAAGAG tatAAGATTGGGCAGCTGTACATGATCAGTAAACACAGTAATGAGCAgagcggaggaggagagggagtggaggtggtGAGGAACCAACCAGACACACATCCCCAACATGGCCTGGGACAGCTCACTGAGAAACGCATCTACCTCAATAG taaaCTGCCATCCTGGGTGAGTGTGTTTGTCCCCAGGGTCTTCTATGTGACAGAGAAGGCCTGGAACTTCTACCCTTACACCATCACAG AGTACTCA GTCTCCTTCCTTCCCAAATTCAGCATCCGTATTGAGACCAGGTTTGAGAACAACAATGGTGACAACAATAAT GTATTTGGAGACAGGCCCACCCCTGCAGAGAGCGTGAGCCACCTGGATATCCTCATTGACCCCATCCCTGACAAACACTACAAGGAGACAGAG gacCTGAGCCGCTGGGTGTCTGAGAAGACGGGCCGAGGACCCCTGGTGGAAGGGTGGCGTAAGGACAGCACCCCCATCATGTGCTCCTATAAGAGGGTGCAGTGCAGTTTCGAAGTCTACGGCTTCCAGGGAAAGACTGAGGACTTCATACACAGG AACATCCAGGACATCCTACTGGTGGGGCACAGACAGGCTGTGGCCTGGACAGACGAATGGCACG GGATGAGTTTGGAGGATGTGAGAGAGTATGAGCGACAGATACAGGAACAGACCAACAGCAAACTCAAATCAACCCAGAACAACAACACAG CAGCCCCTCGTCCGGCGTACTCTCGCTCTATGTCCGTCACAGATGAGCGCTCTCTGAAGAAGATGGGAGTGAAGACTATGGCCATGTCTgacccctccacctccacactgcctcaTAGTACTGTCCGCCTTAACTCCACCCCCGAGTAA